Proteins encoded together in one Vitis vinifera cultivar Pinot Noir 40024 chromosome 4, ASM3070453v1 window:
- the LOC100267705 gene encoding pentatricopeptide repeat-containing protein At5g04780, mitochondrial — protein MGLITASSLSCILRKCVPHSAISQAKQTHAQILVHGFIPNITLQTDLLLVYSKCGVLQDARKVFDKMVERNMHSWNILIASYAHNCFFYDALGVFDSFLKMGFRPDHFTLPPVFKACAGIGDSYLGKMLHSWVIRIGFEEYVVVGSSVLDFYAKCGGLVDAWRCFVNMSWRDSVVWNLMIVGLGKACFFRDALECFRDMLSEGVKMDSRTVPSILSVCGGEGDLMKGKEIHGQVVKNQIFGCEVAIGNSLIDMYAKCGCLHDSEKVFTTMSELNLVTWTSMISCYGVHGKGHEALALFKKMKYCGFQPNCVTITAILASCSHSGLIEQGRKIFYSINLDYGFEPSAEHYACMVDLLGRFGYLEEAFELIKNMKSAATASVWGALLAGCLMHKNIEIGEIAAHCLFELEPRNSSNYIALCSMYDSLGIWDGVSRTRAKMRELGLVKTPGCSWITVAGRVHKFYQEDLSHPETQMIYETLHGIVNILMLPKGWE, from the coding sequence ATGGGGCTTATCACGGCCAGTTCCTTGTCGTGTATCCTTAGAAAGTGTGTTCCCCACTCAGCAATCTCACAAGCTAAGCAAACCCATGCCCAAATCCTTGTTCATGGCTTCATCCCCAACATCACACTTCAAACTGATCTCTTGTTGGTCTACTCCAAATGCGGTGTTCTTCAAGATGCTCGCAAGGTTTTTGACAAAATGGTTGAAAGAAATATGCACTCATGGAACATTTTGATCGCTTCATATGCTcataattgtttcttttacgATGCTTTgggtgtttttgatagttttttgaAAATGGGGTTTCGACCGGATCATTTCACATTGCCTCCAGTGTTTAAGGCTTGTGCAGGAATTGGAGATTCTTATCTGGGGAAGATGCTTCACAGTTGGGTGATTAGGATTGGGTTTGAAGAATATGTGGTTGTTGGAAGCTCGGTTTTGGATTTTTATGCGAAATGTGGGGGTTTAGTTGATGCATGGCGGTGCTTTGTTAATATGTCTTGGAGGGATTCGGTTGTTTGGAATTTGATGATTGTGGGGTTGGGAAAGGCTTGTTTTTTCAGGGATGCTTTGGAATGTTTTAGGGACATGCTTAGTGAGGGAGTGAAGATGGATTCAAGGACAGTCCCAAGCATTTTAAGCGTGTGTGGAGGGGAAGGAGACTTGATGAAAGGCAAAGAAATTCATGGGCAAGTGGTTAAGAATCAAATTTTTGGTTGTGAGGTTGCTATTGGAAATTCGTTGATTGATATGTATGCAAAGTGTGGGTGCTTGCATGATTCAGAAAAGGTTTTCACGACAATGAGTGAACTGAATCTGGTGACATGGACCTCTATGATATCTTGCTATGGGGTCCATGGTAAAGGACATGAAGCTTTGGctctttttaagaaaatgaaatattgtGGATTTCAGCCTAACTGTGTTACAATCACTGCAATTTTGGCTAGTTGTAGCCACTCTGGTCTTATAGAACAAGGCCGGAAAATTTTTTACTCAATTAATTTAGACTATGGGTTTGAGCCCAGTGCAGAGCACTATGCTTGTATGGTGGATCTATTAGGTCGTTTTGGATATCTTGAGGAAGCTTttgaattgataaaaaatatgaagtcAGCAGCAACAGCAAGTGTTTGGGGTGCCCTGCTGGCTGGTTGTTTGATGCACAAGAATATTGAGATTGGAGAAATTGCTGCTCATTGCCTCTTTGAATTGGAACCCAGAAACTCTAGCAACTATATAGCCTTGTGTAGTATGTATGATTCTCTTGGAATATGGGACGGTGTTTCAAGAACCAGGGCAAAAATGAGAGAATTAGGATTGGTTAAGACTCCTGGTTGTAGCTGGATTACTGTTGCTGGAAGAGTCCATAAATTCTATCAAGAGGACCTTTCTCATCCTGAGACTCAGATGATATATGAAACATTGCATGGAATTGTTAACATACTTATGTTGCCCAAAGGTTGGGAATAG
- the LOC100262544 gene encoding protein TRACHEARY ELEMENT DIFFERENTIATION-RELATED 7: protein MASVQNYGYFPYFPLPPPHSPSPPKVMPPHTSPPPPKVAPPHLPTIPPPPPFPTPASPPPTSPSPPKVAPPHQPIRPPPPPTPSFPTPASPPPTSPSPPKVAPPHQPIRAPPPPSFPTPAAPPHHSFPPPPPAAKPPSHAIPPPAPIIKPPPHPHFPPPPPHIVPTPPPPPPPGHHSTVIIIVFVSLGGLFFLAFLSVALCCFIKKKKKNMVQETDIVTIDEHLKVHEAIIPGPHGPQVMILSIEDDVHIQEEIKKNEKEIQGSHVRSTQDFPQALDMEASTSESSQHHIMHNHKQQSQS from the coding sequence ATGGCTTCTGTTCAGAACTATGGTTACTTCCCCTACTTTCCTCTGCCACCACCTCATAGCCCTTCACCTCCAAAAGTGATGCCACCCCACACTTCTCCACCTCCTCCAAAAGTGGCACCACCCCATCTCCCAACaataccaccaccaccaccatttCCAACACCAGCATCACCGCCCCCTACTTCTCCATCCCCTCCAAAAGTGGCACCACCTCATCAACCCATTagaccaccaccaccaccaacacCATCATTTCCAACACCGGCATCACCGCCCCCTACTTCTCCATCCCCTCCAAAAGTGGCACCACCTCATCAACCCATTAGAGCACCACCCCCACCATCATTCCCGACACCAGCAGCACCACCCCATCATTCTTTCCCCCCACCACCTCCTGCAGCAAAACCTCCTAGTCATGCAATCCCACCTCCGGCACCAATTATCAAACCACCACCTCATCCTCATTTTCCGCCACCACCCCCACACATTGTTCCAactcctccaccaccaccaccaccaggACACCATTCCACAGTCATAATCATTGTCTTTGTCTCACTTGGTGGTCTATTTTTTCTTGCATTCCTCTCAGTTGCTCTATGCTGCTTcattaagaagaaaaagaagaatatgGTTCAAGAGACTGACATTGTTACAATTGATGAACATTTGAAAGTCCACGAAGCCATCATACCAGGTCCACATGGTCCACAAGTCATGATATTGTCCATTGAGGATGATGTGCATATTCAGGAAGAGATCAAAAAGAATGAGAAGGAAATCCAAGGTTCACATGTTAGATCTACACAAGATTTTCCTCAAGCTCTTGATATGGAGGCATCCACTTCTGAGTCCAGTCAGCACCATATTATGCACAACCACAAGCAACAATCCCAATCATGA